ATTCTCACATAATATAAATGCCCATGTGCTAGTAGCAGTTTTCTCAAATGTTTAAACTTTGGCACAGCATAGTCGCTGTTTCTGGAGGCCTGGCGTCCTTCTTTGCCCTTTATCCCTGGAGACAGAAGCATGGCAAGGGGTTAATCCCAAAGGGGCCGGAATCTGGATGCTGCCCACTGGGTTTGCTCACATCACTCAGTGTCTCAAGGCATGACAAAGGCCGAGATTCCCTCCTGAGTGCCCCAGGAGACCCAACATGAATactttctgtgtggttttggcTCCACAACACTCAGACCTGCCTCTGGAGTTTTTAAGCTATATTTAGGCTGCTCTGTGATTTCCTGTCTAAGAGTGTGGTGAAGGGTGTCCAGACAAACCTGATGAGAGATAAGGAATTGGTTCCCTGTGGGCTGGCCTGCAGCTCACGCAGCTCAGTTactgccctgcagctgctcagcctccTGAGATATCCCCACAGAGCTGTTTGGTTCACAAAAGCCACGTCCAAATGAACTGCACTGGATTCCCTTCATTAGAGGGCACCACAGCATTTCCAAAATGAAGGAGTCCCAAATGAAGAAGATGCCCCTTCTCTTCCACTGACCCTCCTTATGGGTTTTACAGGAGTCTCCCATATTTCAGACACTGaactgcaggcaggaggaattCCCAGCCTGCTTTCAGTCATATGGACAGTGCAGACACAGCACACCTGGGCCTCAGCCCCAGCAAGCACGTGTGGgtccctgtgctgagctgtcACCACCAGTTAGCACTGAAGGCTGACACTTTGACTGCACTGCCACTAATCACCCATCTCTTTTCAGCTTGTGCCCCTTTTCTTCCTGAGCCCCCAGCAATCCTTACCACCACAACTTTGGTTACGGAGGTTTTGAACATGATCTGCAGCGTATCACTGACAGAGAGAATGGTCCGAGCACAGGTGAACAGTGTACCATGACATTTCTCTCACTCTTTTACATTGGGGATGGcaaaacactggcacaggttgcccagagaggctgtgggtgccccattcctgggaacattcaaggtcaggttgtACAGGGCTCTGAGGAGCTTGACGGAGCTGAGGCTCTCCCTGCTTATTACGGGAGTTGGACACTTTAAAgaccccttccaacccaaactactGTAAGATTCTATGATCTCAGGCATTAATCTGGAGTTAAACTCTTCCTCCAAAGAAAGCAAGAGCAGACTTCCCACATTTTCCAGTGGGATTGGTTTAGCCATGTGCAATCAGGAACACCAACTGCACCTCAGTAGTGAGCCCCAGCCAGAGCACAGAGATCTGGGCTGTGAGATGGATGTTTCAGGGAGTCTTACCTATTCCAACGTGTGCCTCCAAAATCATGCTGACATCATTTGCACCATCCCCTATGGACAAAGTTATTGGGCTTCCTTTTGTGTTCTTCACCATTCGCACAATCTAGAAGGTTTAAAAGAGGACAGCAGCAGAACCCAAGATTCAGTTAAAAAGCCTCCAGAGAccttcccactgctcccccCAGGACAAGCAATCAGCCTTTTACAGCAGCAATATAACATCTGGAGAGCCCAGGCTAATAAAAGCCCTTGTTACTTGCTCTGCAGTCACAACCAGAACAAAAGCCCAATCCAGTTGTGCATGGCTGAAGGacagtatttcaaaacaaaccccagcagcAACATCCTGCTCTTCCCCTTCTGCCAGACCCTGTTTTCCCAAAGGTGGGTTCTCTCATGCATCTCAGGGTGCAGAAACACATCACTTATCAGGCTGGAACATCATCTGCTGGAGTGAGGAAGTCATGGACTTGACAAATTTggaaaggggaaataaaaaaaagcaaactggaAGGTTTTGCTTATTTCTAAACGGCCTGGGTTTAcaggctcctgccagcacaTTAAACAAAGGGTTTGCATTCAGATTTGAAGGAATGGTGTGCTTTCATCATGCTCTGAAGCTCAGATGAGGCTTACACACAGCCTGGAGAAGTCCTGCTTGATTAGGGGATCAGGTCAAGTCCCGGCTGATGAATTCAGTGTGTGTCACACCAGCCTCAGGCAGGGAGAGGTAAGTACCTGTGCCTTCTGCAGAGGAGCCATCCGGCAGCAGAGGACTGCAGTGCACTTCAGGCAGATCTGTAGGAATATGCTTTTGTAATTGCTAGAGCCAGAGTCCTGAGAGGGGTTGAGTATCAGCGACAGCGTCGAGCCATCGATGATCAGTCCGTACTCTTGACTCAGCGTCCAGCTTCTGGGGCACAACAAGGAACACGTTTGGAGCTTAATCAGACTGAGAAGTCAACCTAGCTGCTTGTATCATCTTAGcttagtgaaaaaaaccctgggTTTGGGTTAATCTGTCTTCACGTCTGAAAAACTTCTCTCAAAAACTGAATAAATGACTATTTTTTAAGTAGCACTGACCTAAAGTTCTAAATTTTACCTCTTTACAGTGTTCATACAAAGTAAACAGTTcgtagtgaaaaaaaaagtttaaaatttttttcttttattttcttctcttagcatatgttaataaaatttattttacttttaagttaagcctattttgcctttttctcccaaaatcctatctcccagctagcaaacaaaattcagcaaaCGTAAAACCACCACATAAACAGTGCCAgacccaaaaaaccaaaccaaaaccactacaCCGTCCATTTTTTGGGGCTTAGCAATTTTATAAAGCTTAGACTTAACACATGCCCTTCACTAAAGGAACAGTGCAATTAAGTTCAAAGCCAACTAATACCAGAGATGATGAGCAAAGCAAAGGAACCAGTCAGCAGTGTCTGCAAGTAACCAGCCCCCAGGGCCACAGCGTGGCTCAACTTCAGTACCAAATCTGCATCTGAAATGCGCACAGCTGGCTCCTCCCTCACCTCTTCAGGCCTCCCCGGTGCTTGGGAACATCCTGAATCAGCTTTTTGTGGtactccagcagcagctcatggAGCCGATCCTCCTTCCTCTCGCTCTCGCCCACCGTCCTGGCcgtcagctccagcagctcggTGCTGGTCTGGAAGAGCCTGCAGGCGTAGCAGGTGGATTTGGCAGTTTCCATCTTGTCTCCTGTCAGCACCCAGACCTTCATGCCCGCAGCGTGCAGGGCCTCGATGgtctctgccagctgctcctgcagcctgcaaGCAGAAGCAAAGCATCACTGCAGGCTGGCAAAGCATCACTGCATCACACCTCATCCACATCACCCTGGTTCTGATTCTGCAGGCAGAAAACACCAGCCCAAGAGAAGTTAATTGACTCTTCCCATGCTGGGGAGACCACTGCCACAGGAATAAGGATTGCAAGTCAGTAATAccaaatttttatttgcaggCAAAAAGAGAAATCACTGCTTTATACTCTTGACTCTTAGGCCTCATAGTAAGAGTTTAATTTACACTTCCAGTTACTATAACTGAATGTGGAATTGAATTTGTTTTGATGTGCTAATTAATGCTATGTGCTTAGTTCACTCTCTAGAAGTGCAAGTATTTTTGTAGTTTCATTAATAAATCCCAATTCCTACTACACCAGCCAATTTAAGCAACTAGAGCACTGTGAAATGGGTTGTGCCATGGTGTAATTAATtgccctggacactgccagcaTCTGCCTGGCTGTTCAGTTCCACCACAGTGAGTCTGGGCCACAAGGTCAACCTGCAGAGAACCCACAGACATCACAAGGGAGTCACCTCTTTACCTGTCTTCTACAGCAGTAGCCCCAATCAGGTGCATGTCTGCTTCTGTGTCGTCAAAAACCTTGGCCATCTtctcctccctgtcctgcagagccATCTTGGCTTCATTGAGCTGTCTGTCAATTTTGTCATACTCCTTTTCAGTTAGCTCTTTGAAGGCCACACACAGCGTTCGGTAGCCATCctagcagcaggaaggaaagaaaataaagtggaaaaatgCCCTAAATCCAGATTTTTTACAGCTCCTCACTTAAGGGTTGGTGGTTTTGTCTATCATCAGTGCTTCTGGCAGCAGTGACTCTGAGGGCAAGGGATAATTTGTTGGCTTGTGTCAAAAGAGCAATTTTCTGCGTTTATACGGTAACTTCTTCCCACCAGAGTAATCATGATTCTGCTTATTATGTGCAGAAAGAAACTGAGAGAAGGACCAGGGTTGAGAGCatgcagccagcagggagaggacagACTGGGTGCCACCACGACTGGGACCAGGCTGCTGATGTTATTTTTAACTTGGGAGATGCTTGGACACAACTGTGATGGAGACCATATAAGTATATCAAATAAAGGTGGAAGCCAACcaaacagagaaggaaagaagccTGACATCAAAACAATGTGAAGTGACACTCACATTTTCAACACTTCCCTCCAAAGCAAGGTCACATCCCTATCTTTGGAATAAGGCTTTCCTGACCCCAAGAGCCAGCCAAATTCCATCCGTGTGCTCACCATAGCATTGCGGTCCACATGGACTTTTGTTTGTTGGATTTCTTCTTGCTGTACCCTTGGAAAAATAGAGGAGTCTGCTCCTTTACAGAAGAGAAGCAACTTTCCTAAAAGCAAATTATAAATAGTTTATAGCACTCACAAGCTGTGGAAAGACTTCACTACATCAACAGCAAACAAGAGGGAAGAAATCTGGGAGGACTGAAGAGGGAACTGCTAGAAACCCGACTGCATACCAAAAATGGCCTTTGACCAGCCCGGGAAAAACCTATAGCTGACCTGGCTGAGACTCTGGATGTCCCTACCTGCCTCTGAGCAGGTTTCCTGCAACAGGCTGGACAGTGTATCTGTAAGCCTTGGCAACCTTTCCAGGGAGGGCAAAACCAGCATCCCAAACCTTACAGGACTGACACTTGAGAAGGACGGTGACCTCTGAATTTTTGTCTGTTATTCCCATGAAACCCCATCCTGCCCAGGGGACATTCTCACATGTCTTCCCTGTACTTGTTCCAGCCCGGAacaaggcaggcagggagctctCACGGGTCACTGTTCTCATCCcctgatctgctgctgctcccaaacAGCTGCTATGAAGGAAAACTAACTCTATGGCAACCAGACTCAATACAGAATTTAGTGAGACCAGCCTAGAGAACCTAACACTCAGCTTCTCTGAGTGACAGGAGTGAGGAGGATGTGTTTTATATCTGTGCACACAGGTATGAGAGGCCACAAAAGCACTTAGGCTGTACCTGTGGTGGTTCTCACAATGACACTCATACGGCGCCGGACAGGGTCAAAGTTCAACACATGGAGAAGTTGGTACctttagaaaaaaggaaaaaaagctttgactcagtaaaggaaaaatagaaaaataactaTTTGAGACAGAAAATCACTAACAATGAGCTGCAGAAATCAATACACCCTACAAGTGGCATCAGCCACCTGGGAATGAATTTTACAGCGATTGCCcaagaaaatgcaggaaaaaaaacacccacattCCAGTAGTCCTTAGTGCTCTGAGCATGGGACTGAAGGGATGGGTACCCAGCAGTGCACCAAggccccaggctgggcaggggctcagcagggaatggggcacCACGTGCCACAAGCAGGAACACTGAGTATCCCATTTAAATAAGGAGTTTCTTCATGAAGGAAGTAAGAAGTGAAACTTGCTTGTGAAGGCAAGTTTTCAGGGAGTGCTGGGATTAGGTCAGCAACTCACAGATGTCCACCAAGCTGTGAGCACAGGGTAAAAACCTAACTATTTTCAGCCTGGGAGGGGAAGAAAGGTTACAGGGAACGGAGCTGTATCACGAGTTTAGGCTCACAGTGTCCTGCTGTGGCCCATAAAGTCAGCAGCCACCTCGTGAATCCCAGGAGCCACCTGCACAACCTGGTACAGATGAAGGATACATACAAAGGACTGCAGGCTCTTGAAGGACTTGAATTTAGACGTCAGTAAACCACCCGTGGATTTTTGCAAGTGAGCCTTTTTGCCTACACCTTGATGTGCTGTGCTTTCTAAATGGGACaggagttttggggcaggtcAGCACGGTCTGACAGCCCTCAAGGAACAGCTTTGACCTTGCCAGGCTGACCAAACTCAATGAAGCTGGGTGGGAGTGGTGCAGAAGAGCAGCCCTGTTCCCCAGCAGCACTTACATCTCAGTCTCATTCTTTTGGTTTCGAATTTTCATGAAATTGTTTTCAAGTCCTAGAAAAGTGAAACCATACCTGTCAATAAACAAAAGGACAGAACAACATTGAAAACACCCATTGGCACATATTATATATAACAATGTTCTCATTTCACCTTctgcactgcagagcagagctcagtgagCCTGAGCTAAAGAGCGTGGCTGGATGTTTGTTTGCTCCATGCAGAGCCTGCTATgatgtgctggcactgctcccatcccctggagagcctgggcactggagcacagagacacagagagctCTGGACATGGTCCACTGGGTCTCTGGCAGCTTTACAAGCCATGAGCAAGTATACAGAGCTGTATCAGCCTCCATCTAAAACCCAGGGGCTGGCAAGAGcatagaatcactgaatggtGTGGGCTGGAAAGACCACCAGGTCCCAAATCCCTGCCACAGgaagggacacctttcactaggCCAGGTTGGTCAAGGCTCCACCCAGCCTGCCCTCGAGCATCTCTGGCAGGATTCAAATGTGGGCTTGACAAAAGGAACCATCCTATTATTTTGCTACTGCATGACAAGGAAAGAATTTCACTGCCATGTGCACATGGCAACTGGTCTCTGTTTCTAGGGGATTAAAGCATAAGGCCAAGTGGGCTCCTGCAAAGCAGCCTCTGCCACACCTGGGCATGGCAGCACCTTGGGGCTGCTCTCAGGGAATGCAAACCATGGCCTCCCAGGGATCTGCTCAGGGAAGATCCTTCAGAGAGCATCCCTTTAACAGAGAGCTCATTTAAACCCACAGGCTCACAGGAGTGCAGGTCAGGTTCAGCAATGGTATCACAACATGCTGCCCAGAGAGACTGTGAAAAGGGATCCACCACCTTCAGATTACCCccacctccctccttcccaccagaGGGAGGGAATTAAAAAGCCAGCATCTTCATATTCTTACTTTTCTGCGCCTTTCACCAAAGCGATTTcatctggagaagaggagatgTAGGTGTATTTACGTTCTGGGTGTGCCATCAGCCCATCCACCTGGTCTGCCTCCTTGATCTGAACGgtgtggcacaggcagagggCTCTCAGGAACAGCTCCTCACGGCTctgggcaggagagagggagggaggatgtCACCAGCTGAATGCCACACCCGGCCAGGAGCTGGCCACAAACCCCCCACAGCCATCAGCACCCACATTTCTTACCTTTTCAGCTTTGCCACAGTACTTGAGGGGACCATCAGTGTGGGAGAAGCCATCCACCTCTGAAATGCAGTCCTTGTACTTGTGCCCGTCTATGCAGCACTCGATGAACTCCATGCTGTTCTCCGTCAGCGTCCCGGTTTTGTCTGTGAACACGTACTCCACCTGCAAGCACCAGCCAGCTGCCAcaagggctggggaaggagcccCCAAAAACAGAGCCTGGGGCATTTTAGTGcacctgtgccactgctggaGGGTACTTGGCTATTAACCTGACTCTGCTAAACAGACGCTGGTGCCCCACCACATCACTGTGTAGTTCTGCTATTTTGCTCCTTTGTTTTACAGCCTGTGGCAAAGGTGGCAGGAGGCAGCATCTCAAGACTTAAAATCGGTCTCCAGGCTCTTCATTTCCCCCTCATTCACTTTCTTGGGCCCTTTGCTACAGCCCTAGTGCTTACAGAACTGCTCCTGCAGGTCTGCTGTCTCCTTTGGGGGATTTCCATCTCGGATCTGTATGTCAATCAGctaattgctgtatttttattattgtttttaaagcaaaatcaaaagcaGGAGGCACTACACATGCCCTGCACTCATCTCTCAAGGTGCAGATCAGAAAGGGAAGCCTGAGCTGCCTGGGTACCccagcaaggcagcagcagcacagttgCACGTGCTCTGCACGCCCAGGGAGATGACTGGGCAGACATTTCCATTAATCCTCAAAGAGAcagaggatttttaatttttaattgaagcaGTGAAAGCAAAGCACCCTGACAAGCAGAGCGCTGCGCCTGATATTCCCCAATATGGAAACAATTGGCGTGACCCAATTCCTGCTCTTTCATGCACTATTTATAACCTTATCTGCTTCCCAGAGCGAGCGGAATCACTTTCAATGGAAAGTACCACCAAAGTGGGTGAAGCCTGGCCCGAGGGGACCGTGAGGGATTGCCACAACAAGGGCTCCTTGCAGGGAGGGCACTTTCATCCACATCTCCATCCAGACAGATGCAAACACAGCCCATTCTGACCTGCCCGAGCTCTTCGTTCAGGTCCGAGGTGTTCACCAATGCCCCCTCCTGTATCTCTTCATCATACATCTCCTTGTCCCAGGAGATGAAGAAGGAGCCCAAGAACTTCTGCATCTCTACTGTAACGTACATGGAGACAGGGATAATGAAGTTGAAGAGGACCATAAAGGACAGAAAGTCTGTGAACATCCGCAAGACCtgcaaaggagagaggagaagatGCAGCCTGTGGCTGTCAGAGCACAGGGGCAGTTTACAGCAACACCTCAGGCATTCCAGACAGCTTCTCAGAAAAggttaaacagaaaaaaacaacatgaaaacaaatacagttAAGATACAGGGCtaaatcccattttcctttgGCACAGAAAATCCCACTCTCTTCTGCAGATCTGCCAGGTACATGAGTATATCTCACTGCTTCACAGGGACCAAAACAATGTTTCATAAGCATATTCCTCAAGAATATACTGCTACAGGCTCATCCTGACCCCGAgtaaccagaaaaaaaggagcaggTGGCTTGAGACCAGTCAGGCTGTGGCAAGGGCACAAGTGGTGCAGTGACATCCCTCTAAGTCCTCCTCAATAACCCATCAAATGGAGATCTCTACACACTTACACTCAACTCTCTCAGGCTTGACTGCTCATGTCTTGGCAAGTTTAACAGACCGGTTGACATGGCCTCAATTTAAGTTTACCTATTCAAAGTTGCAAGATAGCTCCAGTTCAGATAAGGACCCAGGTTAaatcagctgcatttctgtatTATGTAGTATTTACTTATGCtttgccctgctctgcacaaaTATCACTGTGCACAAGCATGAGAGcacaaaagaaacacaaacagcaggagagactgaagaaaacaacagcaCTTTCTGTAAGCAAACAGgactcccagggctggcagcaggcactATCAGATTAAACAAAACAGCCAGAATAAGTAAAGCTGGAGGAGGTGCTGAAATACAAATCCACTTACCTTGAAcgtctctctctctttttttgtcttttcattgtACCAAGGCTCATCATTAAATGGATTACTCTGCCAGACATATTTCAGAGTTGTGCATACAGTGGCCTTGCCCAGTAAGATGCACAAATAAACTATCAAGAAAGCGTTGATAGATCTGAAAAACAGGTTTctcttttaaattctttcagcTATTTTTATAGAGAAAAACATATAAACAGGCAGGAACAAAACTTCCTCACTTTTAAGAAGGGAAATACAGAACAAGTGCTTTTGGCACTGCTGATATTCAGGGTCAGGTTcatatattttaacatttctgaattttgtttttaaattaaaaagagctACTAAAGCATGTTGCTTCTTGCAAGATATGCTTTATCAAACACCTAGATTTTTCTATGCAATCAGAGAACATCTGAAACAAAAGGCAGCAGATTAGGGGATTATTTCTGTACAAGTcatccattaaaaacaaacccaaaccaaacaggttgtaccgatttttttttttctgaacataaATACTCACTTTTCTACTGCAGACCGTTTCTGAGATTTCCCTTGGTAGTTGAGAgccatttttgtttccattccAGTGTAGACTGCAACTCCTGCAAGGTATGAAAGCAGGGCTCATAAGGGACAGCAGCCCCAGAGGCACCCAGCTGGCATTTGGCCATCAGGGACATCGGTGTTTACATCTAACTCCAATCCCAGCTGAAGGAGGAGGCATTACCCAAGGACTGTTCACCTACAGAAACCTCTGAGGCTGCtcagcagtgtcactgctgtATCCCAGAGCGTGAGCAGGAGCCCACGGATCACATACAGTCAGGAAAAGCATCACTCTCCCATCACAGCCATCACCCTCCACCACCAGGGTCTGAGACTGGGCTTCCAGCAAAGGCTCTGGGGAAAACTCCTTGCTCATCGTGTCTCaggcaaagagaaaagctttctCTGGTGTATTAACACAAGtgggcagccctgcagacagaACCAGTGGCTTACTTCACCCTGGCCACTCAGCAACCAACTCTGCATGAAAACTGCAGTGTACAGCCCAGGTAGACAGGCTGTAGAGAAGTGTGTTCCCTTTCCAGATTTGGCAGTGAACATTTGTCAATACTTATCAGaactatttaaataaacaaacaaaaataacctcACCATAAATCTTCTTGGTATTTTTGAGGGTAGCACCTTTCAACAAGAGGTTTTCAGGACCCAAAGACCtaaacataaaagaaattataacaTTACATTGACTCAAAGAACATTCAAACCACTTTATAAATTAGAATCAGAAATAGCATATAATGGTACCTTATGTCTGATTACATGATTTGTATGTCAAATTGGGGCCTTGTTGGAGTTTGTTCTTCTCTTtacaaaattacatttccatTTCATCTTACAAATACTATCCCAAATGCACAAAGTTCCACTCTTATTGGGTAATTCTCAGTAAGGTTTTTTAGGAATAACTGTAAAACGTCCAGATCCAGTATGTTCCAGTACTTAGATAAAAATGCAGTGTTAAAATCATCAGAAGCCTGTCCATTCCAGCCCAGTCAATCAATGGCACCATCAAAGCTGACAGTCCCATttgtccttttatttctctttgaaacCCCCGGTGACCCTCTGTTGCTTCCAGGGTATGAACAGACCCAGCAGAGCACAAAACTCATCCAACAAGCTTAGTGAGAGCCAACTGTTTAGGATGGCTTATGAACATTATTTGCTCATTCTTTTTCCATTAAACACTCTGACTGATGTTTGAGTTTTTGCTTACTTTCGAATGACAATATTTTGTCATTCCCTGGTAAATTTGTGCCTCATCAGCAGGGCAGGACATTACCAGGTGGTCCTGCACTGCTTCCCCAAAGGGGGTTCAAACAAGTCACAGGATGGCACAAGGGAGGCCTCC
The genomic region above belongs to Sylvia atricapilla isolate bSylAtr1 chromosome Z, bSylAtr1.pri, whole genome shotgun sequence and contains:
- the ATP11C gene encoding phospholipid-transporting ATPase IG isoform X1; this encodes MLRRRLSRLCAGEEKRVGTRTVVVGHRPVSDTEAYVAQKFCDNRIVSSKYTLWNFLPKNLFEQFRRIANFYFLIIFLVQVIVDTPTSPVTSGLPLFFVITVTAIKQGYEDWLRHRADNEVNKSNVFVVENAKQVRKESEKIKVGDIVEVKADETFPCDLIFLASSSTDGTCYVTTASLDGESNFKTHYAVRDTTVLCTDEAIDTLTATIECEQPQPDLYKFVGRIIIYRSNQEPVARSLGPENLLLKGATLKNTKKIYGVAVYTGMETKMALNYQGKSQKRSAVEKSINAFLIVYLCILLGKATVCTTLKYVWQSNPFNDEPWYNEKTKKERETFKVLRMFTDFLSFMVLFNFIIPVSMYVTVEMQKFLGSFFISWDKEMYDEEIQEGALVNTSDLNEELGQVEYVFTDKTGTLTENSMEFIECCIDGHKYKDCISEVDGFSHTDGPLKYCGKAEKSREELFLRALCLCHTVQIKEADQVDGLMAHPERKYTYISSSPDEIALVKGAEKYGFTFLGLENNFMKIRNQKNETEMYQLLHVLNFDPVRRRMSVIVRTTTGKLLLFCKGADSSIFPRVQQEEIQQTKVHVDRNAMDGYRTLCVAFKELTEKEYDKIDRQLNEAKMALQDREEKMAKVFDDTEADMHLIGATAVEDRLQEQLAETIEALHAAGMKVWVLTGDKMETAKSTCYACRLFQTSTELLELTARTVGESERKEDRLHELLLEYHKKLIQDVPKHRGGLKRSWTLSQEYGLIIDGSTLSLILNPSQDSGSSNYKSIFLQICLKCTAVLCCRMAPLQKAQIVRMVKNTKGSPITLSIGDGANDVSMILEAHVGIGIKGKEGRQASRNSDYAVPKFKHLRKLLLAHGHLYYVRIAHLVQYFFYKNLCFILPQFLYQFFCGFSQQPLYDAAYLTMYNICFTSLPILAYSLLEQHISIDTLTSDPQLYMRVSDNAMLQWRPFLYWTFLGAFEGLVFFFGVYFLFQSSSLEDNGKVFGNWTFGTIVFTVLVFTVTLKLALDTRFWTWMNHFVIWGSLAFYVFFSFFWGGVIWPFLKQQRMYFVFAHMLTSVSTWLAIILLIFISLFPEILLIVLKNIKEKNHQAGPFDLPVLVSYKRIENGYVKAEDAVTNLAERYPLRIP
- the ATP11C gene encoding phospholipid-transporting ATPase IG isoform X4, with translation MCSLWCAGEEKRVGTRTVVVGHRPVSDTEAYVAQKFCDNRIVSSKYTLWNFLPKNLFEQFRRIANFYFLIIFLVQVIVDTPTSPVTSGLPLFFVITVTAIKQGYEDWLRHRADNEVNKSNVFVVENAKQVRKESEKIKVGDIVEVKADETFPCDLIFLASSSTDGTCYVTTASLDGESNFKTHYAVRDTTVLCTDEAIDTLTATIECEQPQPDLYKFVGRIIIYRSNQEPVARSLGPENLLLKGATLKNTKKIYGVAVYTGMETKMALNYQGKSQKRSAVEKSINAFLIVYLCILLGKATVCTTLKYVWQSNPFNDEPWYNEKTKKERETFKVLRMFTDFLSFMVLFNFIIPVSMYVTVEMQKFLGSFFISWDKEMYDEEIQEGALVNTSDLNEELGQVEYVFTDKTGTLTENSMEFIECCIDGHKYKDCISEVDGFSHTDGPLKYCGKAEKSREELFLRALCLCHTVQIKEADQVDGLMAHPERKYTYISSSPDEIALVKGAEKYGFTFLGLENNFMKIRNQKNETEMYQLLHVLNFDPVRRRMSVIVRTTTGKLLLFCKGADSSIFPRVQQEEIQQTKVHVDRNAMDGYRTLCVAFKELTEKEYDKIDRQLNEAKMALQDREEKMAKVFDDTEADMHLIGATAVEDRLQEQLAETIEALHAAGMKVWVLTGDKMETAKSTCYACRLFQTSTELLELTARTVGESERKEDRLHELLLEYHKKLIQDVPKHRGGLKRSWTLSQEYGLIIDGSTLSLILNPSQDSGSSNYKSIFLQICLKCTAVLCCRMAPLQKAQIVRMVKNTKGSPITLSIGDGANDVSMILEAHVGIGIKGKEGRQASRNSDYAVPKFKHLRKLLLAHGHLYYVRIAHLVQYFFYKNLCFILPQFLYQFFCGFSQQPLYDAAYLTMYNICFTSLPILAYSLLEQHISIDTLTSDPQLYMRVSDNAMLQWRPFLYWTFLGAFEGLVFFFGVYFLFQSSSLEDNGKVFGNWTFGTIVFTVLVFTVTLKLALDTRFWTWMNHFVIWGSLAFYVFFSFFWGGVIWPFLKQQRMYFVFAHMLTSVSTWLAIILLIFISLFPEILLIVLKNIKEKNHQAGPFDLPVLVSYKRIENGYVKAEDAVTNLAERYPLRIP
- the ATP11C gene encoding phospholipid-transporting ATPase IG isoform X3, whose product is MLRRRLSRLCAGEEKRVGTRTVVVGHRPVSDTEAYVAQKFCDNRIVSSKYTLWNFLPKNLFEQFRRIANFYFLIIFLVQVIVDTPTSPVTSGLPLFFVITVTAIKQGYEDWLRHRADNEVNKSNVFVVENAKQVRKESEKIKVGDIVEVKADETFPCDLIFLASSSTDGTCYVTTASLDGESNFKTHYAVRDTTVLCTDEAIDTLTATIECEQPQPDLYKFVGRIIIYRSNQEPVARSLGPENLLLKGATLKNTKKIYGVAVYTGMETKMALNYQGKSQKRSAVEKSINAFLIVYLCILLGKATVCTTLKYVWQSNPFNDEPWYNEKTKKERETFKVLRMFTDFLSFMVLFNFIIPVSMYVTVEMQKFLGSFFISWDKEMYDEEIQEGALVNTSDLNEELGQVEYVFTDKTGTLTENSMEFIECCIDGHKYKDCISEVDGFSHTDGPLKYCGKAEKSREELFLRALCLCHTVQIKEADQVDGLMAHPERKYTYISSSPDEIALVKGAEKYGFTFLGLENNFMKIRNQKNETEMYQLLHVLNFDPVRRRMSVIVRTTTGKLLLFCKGADSSIFPRVQQEEIQQTKVHVDRNAMDGYRTLCVAFKELTEKEYDKIDRQLNEAKMALQDREEKMAKVFDDTEADMHLIGATAVEDRLQEQLAETIEALHAAGMKVWVLTGDKMETAKSTCYACRLFQTSTELLELTARTVGESERKEDRLHELLLEYHKKLIQDVPKHRGGLKRSWTLSQEYGLIIDGSTLSLILNPSQDSGSSNYKSIFLQICLKCTAVLCCRMAPLQKAQIVRMVKNTKGSPITLSIGDGANDVSMILEAHVGIGIKGKEGRQASRNSDYAVPKFKHLRKLLLAHGHLYYVRIAHLVQYFFYKNLCFILPQFLYQFFCGFSQQPLYDAAYLTMYNICFTSLPILAYSLLEQHISIDTLTSDPQLYMRVSDNAMLQWRPFLYWTFLGAFEGLVFFFGVYFLFQSSSLEDNGKVFGNWTFGTIVFTVLVFTVTLKLALDTRFWTWMNHFVIWGSLAFYVFFSFFWGGVIWPFLKQQRMYFVFAHMLTSVSTWLAIILLIFISLFPEILLIVLKNIKEKNHQVTKRLPSSGTSTIFMLSQTSSNHSFSWSE